Proteins found in one Streptococcus iniae genomic segment:
- the lepA gene encoding translation elongation factor 4, translating to MNSQELKKRQEKIRNFSIIAHIDHGKSTLADRILEKTETVSSREMQAQLLDSMDLERERGITIKLNAIELNYKAKDGETYILHLIDTPGHVDFTYEVSRSLAACEGAVLVVDAAQGIEAQTLANVYLALDNDLEILPVINKIDLPAADPERVRQEVEDVIGLDASEAVLASAKAGIGIEEILEQIVEKVPAPTGDVEKPLQALIFDSAYDAYRGVILQVRIINGIVKPGDKIQMMSNGKTFDVTEVGIFTPKTVGREFLATGDVGYIAASIKTVADTRVGDTVTLANNPAQEPLHGYKQMNPMVFAGLYPIESNKYNDLREALEKLQLNDASLQFEPETSQALGFGFRCGFLGLLHMDVIQERLEREFNIDLIMTAPSVVYHVMTTDGQMLEVSNPSEFPDPTKVDHIEEPYVKAQIMVPQEFVGAVMELAQRKRGDFVTMDYIDDNRVNVIYQIPLAEIVFDFFDKLKSSTRGYASFDYEISEYRKSQLVKMDILLNAEKVDALSFIVHKEFAYERGKLIVEKLKKIIPRQQFEVPIQAAIGQKIVARSDIKALRKNVLAKCYGGDVSRKRKLLEKQKAGKKRMKAIGSVEVPQEAFLSVLSMDEDSKK from the coding sequence ATGAATAGTCAAGAATTAAAAAAACGCCAAGAGAAAATTCGTAATTTCTCTATCATTGCCCATATTGACCATGGGAAATCAACCTTAGCAGATAGAATTTTAGAAAAAACGGAGACAGTTTCTAGCCGTGAAATGCAAGCGCAGTTGCTTGATTCCATGGACTTGGAACGTGAACGTGGCATTACCATTAAACTCAATGCTATTGAGCTTAATTATAAGGCAAAAGATGGGGAAACCTACATCCTTCATTTGATTGACACACCAGGACATGTCGACTTTACTTATGAAGTGTCACGGTCTTTAGCGGCCTGTGAAGGTGCTGTTTTAGTTGTTGATGCTGCGCAAGGAATTGAAGCGCAAACCTTGGCAAATGTTTATCTGGCTTTGGATAACGACCTTGAGATTCTCCCAGTTATTAATAAAATTGATTTGCCAGCAGCTGACCCAGAACGTGTGCGTCAAGAAGTTGAAGATGTTATTGGGTTAGATGCCTCAGAGGCTGTGCTTGCATCAGCTAAAGCTGGTATTGGAATTGAAGAGATTTTAGAGCAAATTGTTGAAAAAGTTCCTGCACCAACAGGTGATGTTGAAAAACCATTGCAGGCTTTAATCTTCGACTCAGCTTACGATGCTTATCGTGGTGTTATCTTACAGGTTCGTATCATCAATGGTATTGTCAAACCCGGTGATAAGATTCAAATGATGTCAAATGGTAAAACTTTTGATGTGACTGAGGTTGGTATTTTCACTCCAAAAACAGTTGGTCGTGAATTCTTGGCAACGGGTGATGTTGGTTATATTGCTGCATCAATTAAAACGGTAGCTGACACACGTGTTGGTGACACAGTGACACTTGCAAATAATCCTGCACAAGAACCACTGCACGGCTATAAACAAATGAACCCAATGGTTTTTGCGGGCTTGTATCCAATTGAATCCAACAAATACAATGATTTAAGAGAAGCTCTTGAAAAATTGCAACTTAATGATGCTAGTCTTCAGTTTGAACCGGAGACTTCACAAGCTCTTGGCTTTGGTTTCCGTTGTGGTTTCCTTGGTCTTCTTCATATGGATGTTATTCAGGAACGCTTGGAGCGTGAGTTTAATATTGACCTTATTATGACGGCACCATCTGTTGTTTATCATGTTATGACGACTGATGGACAAATGCTTGAAGTGTCAAACCCATCTGAGTTTCCAGACCCAACAAAGGTTGATCATATCGAAGAGCCATATGTTAAAGCACAAATCATGGTTCCTCAAGAGTTTGTTGGTGCTGTAATGGAATTAGCCCAGCGTAAACGTGGGGATTTTGTTACTATGGATTATATTGATGATAATCGTGTTAATGTGATTTATCAAATTCCACTTGCTGAAATTGTTTTTGACTTTTTTGACAAACTGAAATCATCAACACGTGGTTACGCAAGTTTTGATTATGAAATTTCAGAATACCGAAAATCACAATTAGTGAAGATGGACATCCTGTTAAATGCTGAAAAAGTTGATGCTTTAAGCTTTATTGTTCATAAAGAATTTGCATATGAACGTGGAAAATTGATTGTTGAAAAATTGAAAAAAATTATTCCGCGTCAGCAGTTTGAGGTACCGATTCAGGCTGCTATTGGTCAAAAAATTGTTGCTCGAAGTGACATTAAAGCTCTTCGTAAAAACGTTTTGGCAAAATGTTATGGTGGTGACGTTTCTCGTAAACGTAAGCTGCTTGAAAAACAAAAAGCTGGTAAAAAACGTATGAAAGCTATCGGATCAGTAGAAGTCCCACAAGAAGCCTTCTTGAGTGTTCTTTCAATGGACGAAGATAGTAAAAAATAA
- a CDS encoding TIGR01906 family membrane protein, with translation MREKCRVIGLWLWLLSFAVLATIYLAWLSYPLEIDFLGIDKVVYMTKASILCHFNGLMSYLTNPFHQTLTFASFLSSKDGLAHFQDVKILFHVTQAIFVLLAFPSLKFLKTTIQKQLMPLYQNAFLSAAVCPVLIASFAFMIGFEQFFILFHKILFAGKSNWTFNPLTDPVIWILPESFFRHCFIAFFILYELAFWTLYSISKKQENNKKQTT, from the coding sequence ATGAGAGAAAAATGTCGTGTAATTGGCTTATGGCTTTGGCTTTTATCTTTTGCTGTTCTTGCAACAATTTACCTAGCTTGGCTTAGCTACCCATTAGAAATTGATTTTTTAGGGATTGATAAAGTTGTCTACATGACAAAGGCATCTATTCTCTGTCATTTTAATGGACTCATGTCATATCTGACCAATCCTTTTCATCAGACCTTAACCTTTGCAAGTTTCTTGTCTTCTAAAGATGGTCTCGCTCATTTTCAAGATGTGAAAATCTTATTTCATGTGACACAGGCTATTTTTGTCTTATTAGCATTCCCAAGTCTTAAATTTTTAAAAACAACTATTCAAAAACAACTGATGCCGCTCTACCAAAATGCCTTTCTCAGCGCAGCCGTCTGCCCAGTTTTAATTGCAAGTTTTGCTTTCATGATAGGCTTTGAACAGTTTTTCATTCTTTTTCATAAAATCCTTTTTGCAGGCAAGAGCAACTGGACCTTTAATCCCCTAACAGACCCAGTTATTTGGATCTTACCCGAAAGCTTCTTTAGGCACTGTTTTATAGCCTTTTTCATCCTCTATGAATTGGCCTTCTGGACCCTCTATAGCATCAGTAAAAAACAGGAAAATAACAAAAAGCAAACGACTTGA
- the cas1 gene encoding type II CRISPR-associated endonuclease Cas1 yields the protein MGWRTVIVNTHSKLSYKSNHLIYKDASRTEMIHLSEIDILLLETTDIVLSTMLIKRLIDENILVIFCDDKRLPTALLAPYYGRHDSSLQLSKQISWPEDLRAEVWTKIIAQKILNQSMYLGSCGFYEKSQSIIDLYNGLEIFDPTNREGHSARIYFNTLFGNDFSREQDNVINAGLDYGYTLLLSMFARELVVCGCMTQFGLKHSNQFNHFNFASDIMEPFRIIVDKIVYENRNKSFIQIKRYLFSIFSETYLYNNKEMYLSNIVSDYTKKVVKSLNNEGKGVPEFRV from the coding sequence ATGGGTTGGCGAACTGTTATTGTCAATACACATTCTAAATTATCATATAAAAGTAACCATCTTATTTATAAGGATGCGTCTCGGACGGAAATGATTCATCTGTCCGAGATTGACATCTTGTTACTAGAAACTACAGATATTGTGCTATCAACGATGTTAATAAAAAGACTAATTGATGAAAATATTTTAGTTATTTTTTGCGATGATAAGAGATTACCAACTGCATTGTTAGCTCCCTATTATGGAAGACATGATTCTAGTTTACAATTATCTAAGCAAATTTCATGGCCAGAAGATTTAAGAGCAGAAGTATGGACAAAAATTATTGCTCAAAAGATTTTAAATCAAAGCATGTATTTAGGTTCTTGTGGTTTTTATGAAAAATCTCAGTCAATAATTGATCTTTATAATGGTCTAGAAATTTTTGATCCAACTAATAGAGAAGGACACTCAGCAAGAATATATTTTAATACTTTATTTGGAAATGATTTTAGTCGTGAACAGGACAATGTTATTAATGCAGGTTTAGATTATGGCTATACACTTTTGTTAAGTATGTTTGCTCGTGAATTGGTTGTTTGTGGCTGTATGACTCAATTTGGGTTGAAGCATTCTAATCAGTTTAACCACTTTAATTTTGCTAGTGATATTATGGAACCTTTTCGAATAATAGTTGATAAGATTGTCTATGAGAATCGAAATAAAAGTTTTATACAGATTAAACGCTATCTGTTTTCAATTTTTTCAGAAACATATTTATATAATAATAAAGAAATGTACTTATCAAATATTGTAAGTGATTATACAAAAAAAGTAGTCAAATCTTTGAATAATGAGGGGAAAGGAGTTCCTGAATTTAGGGTATGA
- the msrB gene encoding peptide-methionine (R)-S-oxide reductase MsrB: protein MIDKEKLRQTIGDLAYKVTQEAATEPAFTGEYDHFFEKGIYVDVVDGQVLFSSDDKYQSGCGWPAFTKPIDNRQVTNHQDNSYGMRRVEIKSRQAQSHLGHVFNDGPKEEGGLRYCINSAALRFIPYEQMAKEGYGEWLSLFDGKKE, encoded by the coding sequence ATGATTGATAAGGAAAAATTACGACAAACTATTGGTGATTTGGCCTATAAGGTTACACAAGAAGCAGCAACAGAACCAGCCTTTACTGGGGAATACGATCACTTTTTTGAAAAAGGAATCTATGTTGATGTTGTGGATGGACAGGTTTTGTTTTCTTCAGATGACAAGTACCAGTCAGGTTGTGGTTGGCCGGCATTTACTAAGCCGATTGATAATCGTCAGGTGACCAATCATCAGGATAATTCTTACGGCATGCGTCGGGTGGAAATTAAGAGTCGACAGGCACAATCCCATCTGGGTCATGTTTTTAATGATGGGCCAAAAGAAGAAGGTGGGTTAAGGTATTGCATCAACTCCGCAGCCTTACGTTTTATTCCTTATGAGCAAATGGCTAAAGAAGGCTATGGCGAGTGGCTGTCGCTTTTTGATGGCAAAAAGGAGTAA
- the cas2 gene encoding CRISPR-associated endonuclease Cas2 yields MSYRYMRMILMFDMPTDTSEERKAYRKFRTFLLSEGFIMHQFSVYSKLLLNNSANTAMIDRLQENNPKSGNITLLTVTEKQFARMIYLNGNRDTCIANSDDRIVFLGEEYKDET; encoded by the coding sequence ATGAGTTACAGATATATGCGTATGATACTAATGTTTGATATGCCGACTGATACATCAGAAGAACGAAAAGCATATCGTAAATTTAGAACATTTTTACTGAGTGAAGGTTTTATTATGCATCAATTTTCGGTATATAGTAAATTACTGTTGAATAATTCTGCAAATACTGCGATGATTGATCGGTTGCAAGAAAATAATCCGAAAAGTGGAAACATAACACTTTTAACAGTTACGGAGAAACAATTTGCACGAATGATTTACTTAAATGGTAATAGAGATACTTGTATTGCAAATTCTGATGATAGGATTGTGTTTTTAGGAGAGGAATACAAGGATGAAACTTAA
- a CDS encoding TIGR01457 family HAD-type hydrolase, protein MKYKGYLIDLDGTIYMGKDPIPAGKAFIESLQAKELPYLLVTNNTTRTPEMIQEMLLKQFNIETPLKSIYTATMATVDYMNDMNRGKTAYVIGETGLKSAISAAGYQEDKETPAYVVVGLDTQLTYDMLATATLAIEKGALFIGTNPDLNIPTERGLLPGAGTLVALLEAATRVKPVFIGKPNAIIMNKALEILDIKRQDALMVGDNYLTDIMAGIQNDIATLLVTTGFTKPEEVATLPIQPDYVLKSLDEWDFK, encoded by the coding sequence TTGAAATACAAAGGATATCTAATTGATTTAGATGGTACTATTTATATGGGGAAAGACCCGATTCCAGCTGGCAAAGCTTTTATCGAGTCTCTACAAGCTAAGGAGCTCCCTTACCTATTAGTAACTAATAATACAACACGAACACCTGAAATGATCCAGGAAATGCTCTTAAAGCAATTTAATATTGAAACTCCACTTAAGAGTATTTATACTGCAACAATGGCTACAGTTGACTATATGAATGACATGAATCGTGGTAAAACCGCTTATGTTATTGGTGAAACAGGACTAAAATCAGCCATTAGTGCAGCAGGTTATCAAGAAGATAAGGAAACCCCTGCTTATGTTGTTGTTGGCTTAGACACTCAATTGACTTATGACATGTTAGCAACTGCGACACTAGCTATTGAAAAAGGGGCACTCTTTATAGGGACAAACCCAGATTTAAATATTCCAACAGAACGTGGTCTATTGCCGGGAGCTGGAACATTAGTGGCACTGTTAGAAGCAGCGACACGAGTTAAACCGGTTTTTATTGGAAAACCAAATGCTATTATTATGAACAAGGCTTTAGAAATTCTTGACATCAAGCGCCAAGATGCTCTGATGGTTGGCGATAATTATTTGACTGACATCATGGCTGGTATTCAAAATGACATCGCGACATTGCTGGTTACAACAGGATTTACAAAGCCAGAAGAAGTTGCTACATTGCCCATCCAACCAGATTATGTCCTTAAAAGCCTTGATGAGTGGGATTTTAAATGA
- a CDS encoding IS256 family transposase, with the protein MTQFTTELLNFLAQKQDIDEFFRSSLEIAMNDLLQVELSAFLGYEPYKKEGYNTGNSRNGTYSRQFETKYGLVNLIIPRDRNGEFSPVLLPSYARRDDHLEEMVIKLYQTGVTTREISDIIERMYGHHYSPATVSNITKVTQESVTAFHERSFQTNYSVLYLDGTYLPLRRGTVSKECIHIALGITPEGYKSVLGYEIAPNENNVSWSDLLKRLQNQGLKQVSLVVTDGLNGVDQIIQQAYPMAKQQRCLVHIGRNISSKVKRVDRAPILNQFKQIYRATNLQEAIKLLEQFVSEWKPRYKKVMTSLETTENLLTFYQFPHHIWSSIYSTNLIESLNKEIKRQSKKRVVFPNEEALERCLVSIFEDYNIKFGARIHKGFGVCFDTLDSLFD; encoded by the coding sequence ATGACTCAGTTTACCACAGAATTACTTAACTTCCTAGCGCAAAAACAAGATATTGATGAATTCTTTCGATCCTCTTTAGAAATAGCTATGAATGATCTCTTGCAGGTTGAACTATCAGCTTTCCTTGGATATGAGCCATATAAAAAAGAAGGTTACAATACAGGTAATAGCCGTAATGGGACCTACTCTCGACAGTTTGAAACGAAGTATGGCTTAGTCAATTTAATCATTCCAAGAGATCGAAACGGCGAGTTTTCACCAGTTTTATTACCATCTTATGCTAGACGAGATGACCACTTGGAAGAGATGGTGATTAAACTCTATCAAACTGGCGTTACGACACGCGAAATCAGTGACATTATTGAGCGCATGTATGGTCACCACTACAGTCCAGCAACGGTGTCAAATATCACAAAAGTGACTCAAGAAAGTGTCACTGCCTTTCATGAGCGTTCCTTTCAAACTAACTACTCAGTCTTGTATCTAGACGGAACTTACTTACCCTTGCGACGAGGTACGGTCAGTAAAGAATGTATTCACATTGCACTTGGTATCACGCCTGAAGGGTATAAATCAGTTCTTGGCTATGAGATTGCCCCTAATGAAAATAATGTCTCTTGGTCAGATCTTCTTAAGAGGCTACAAAATCAAGGACTTAAGCAAGTTTCTCTAGTTGTTACAGACGGGCTTAACGGTGTGGATCAAATCATCCAACAAGCCTATCCAATGGCTAAACAGCAACGGTGTCTGGTTCACATTGGTCGCAATATCTCCAGTAAGGTCAAACGAGTAGATAGGGCACCTATTCTAAATCAGTTCAAGCAGATTTATCGTGCCACAAATTTACAGGAGGCTATTAAATTATTGGAACAATTTGTTTCTGAGTGGAAACCTCGTTACAAAAAGGTTATGACATCACTTGAAACAACTGAAAATCTCCTAACTTTCTATCAATTTCCACATCACATTTGGTCTAGTATTTACTCTACAAACTTGATTGAATCACTCAATAAAGAAATCAAGCGACAAAGCAAGAAGAGGGTGGTTTTTCCAAATGAAGAAGCCTTAGAACGATGCCTTGTAAGTATTTTCGAAGACTATAACATTAAGTTCGGAGCTCGTATTCATAAAGGATTCGGAGTATGTTTTGACACACTTGATAGCTTATTTGACTAA
- the ndk gene encoding nucleoside-diphosphate kinase: MEKTFFMIKPDGVKRGLIGQVLERIERRGFVIEKLELRQADAAILRKHYDFLVDKPFFPEIEAYMTSGPLLIGVLSGNRVVSSWRMMMGVTNPKDALPGTIRGDFGQAPGDDGGIQNVVHGSDSIDAARREIDIWFASQE, translated from the coding sequence ATGGAAAAAACCTTTTTTATGATTAAACCAGATGGTGTTAAGCGGGGGCTGATTGGTCAGGTTCTTGAACGTATTGAGCGTAGGGGTTTTGTGATTGAGAAGTTGGAATTGCGTCAGGCTGATGCAGCAATTCTGAGAAAACATTATGATTTTCTGGTTGATAAACCGTTTTTTCCAGAGATTGAGGCTTACATGACAAGTGGTCCTCTGTTGATTGGTGTTTTGTCAGGCAATCGTGTGGTCTCTTCCTGGCGTATGATGATGGGGGTTACAAATCCTAAAGATGCCCTGCCAGGAACAATTAGAGGAGATTTTGGGCAAGCGCCAGGAGACGATGGTGGCATTCAAAATGTGGTGCACGGTTCAGATTCTATCGACGCTGCAAGACGTGAAATTGATATCTGGTTTGCAAGTCAAGAGTAA
- the cas9 gene encoding type II CRISPR RNA-guided endonuclease Cas9 (Cas9, originally named Csn1, is the large, multifunctional signature protein of type II CRISPR/Cas systems. It is well known even to general audiences because its RNA-guided endonuclease activity has made it a popular tool for custom editing of eukaryotic genomes.), giving the protein MRKPYSIGLDIGTNSVGWAVITDDYKVPSKKMRIQGTTDRTSIKKNLIGALLFDNGETAEATRLKRTTRRRYTRRKYRIKELQKIFSSEMNELDIAFFPRLSESFLVSDDKEFENHPIFGNLKDEITYHNDYPTIYHLRQTLADSDQKADLRLIYLALAHIIKFRGHFLIEGNLDSENTDVHVLFLNLVNIYNNLFEEDIVETASIDAEKILTSKTSKSRRLENLIAEIPNQKRNMLFGNLVSLALGLTPNFKTNFELLEDAKLQISKDSYEEDLDNLLAQIGDQYADLFIAAKKLSDAILLSDIITVKGASTKAPLSASMVQRYEEHQQDLALLKNLVKKQIPEKYKEIFDNKEKNGYAGYIDGKTSQEEFYKYIKPILLKLDGTEKLISKLEREDFLRKQRTFDNGSIPHQIHLNELKAIIRRQEKFYPFLKENQKKIEKLFTFKIPYYVGPLANGQSSFAWLKRQSNESITPWNFEEVVDQEASARAFIERMTNFDTYLPEEKVLPKHSPLYEMFMVYNELTKVKYQTEGMKRPVFLSSEDKEEIVNLLFKKERKVTVKQLKEEYFSKMKCFHTVTILGVEDRFNASLGTYHDLLKIFKDKAFLDDEANQDILEEIVWTLTLFEDQAMIERRLVKYADVFEKSVLKKLKKRHYTGWGRLSQKLINGIKDKQTGKTILGFLKDDGVANRNFMQLINDSSLDFAKIIKNEQEKTIKNESLEETIANLAGSPAIKKGILQSIKIVDEIVKIMGQNPDNIVIEMARENQSTMQGIKNSRQRLRKLEEVHKNTGSKILKEYNVSNTQLQSDRLYLYLLQDGKDMYTGKELDYDNLSQYDIDHIIPQSFIKDNSIDNTVLTTQASNRGKSDNVPNIETVNKMKSFWYKQLKSGAISQRKFDHLTKAERGALSDFDKAGFIKRQLVETRQITKHVAQILDSRFNSNLTEDSKSNRNVKIITLKSKMVSDFRKDFGFYKLREVNDYHHAQDAYLNAVVGTALLKKYPKLEAEFVYGDYKHYDLAKLMIQPDSSLGKATTRMFFYSNLMNFFKKEIKLADDTIFTRPQIEVNTETGEIVWDKVKDMQTIRKVMSYPQVNIVMKTEVQTGGFSKESIWPKGDSDKLIARKKSWDPKKYGGFDSPIIAYSVLVVAKIAKGKTQKLKTIKELVGIKIMEQDEFEKDPIAFLEKKGYQDIQTSSIIKLPKYSLFELENGRKRLLASAKELQKGNELALPNKYVKFLYLASHYTKFTGKEEDREKKRSYVESHLYYFDEIMQIIVEYSNRYILADSNLIKIQNLYKEKDNFSIEEQAINMLNLFTFTDLGAPSAFKFFNGDIDRKRYSSTNEIINSTLIYQSPTGLYETRIDLSKLGGK; this is encoded by the coding sequence ATGCGTAAACCTTATTCAATTGGACTTGATATTGGTACAAATAGTGTAGGATGGGCCGTTATAACAGATGATTACAAGGTTCCTTCAAAAAAAATGAGAATTCAAGGCACTACAGATAGAACTTCAATAAAGAAAAATTTGATTGGTGCATTATTATTTGATAATGGTGAAACTGCGGAAGCCACTCGTTTAAAGAGAACAACAAGAAGAAGGTATACAAGACGAAAATATCGTATCAAGGAGTTACAAAAGATATTTTCAAGTGAAATGAACGAGCTAGACATTGCATTTTTTCCACGTTTATCAGAATCATTTTTGGTTTCAGATGATAAAGAGTTTGAAAATCATCCTATTTTTGGGAATTTGAAAGATGAAATTACTTATCATAATGACTATCCAACTATTTATCATCTAAGGCAGACATTAGCCGATAGTGATCAAAAAGCTGATCTTAGATTAATCTATTTAGCTTTAGCCCATATTATTAAATTTAGAGGTCACTTTTTGATTGAAGGAAATTTAGATTCAGAAAATACAGACGTTCATGTGTTGTTTTTAAATTTAGTAAATATCTATAATAATTTATTTGAGGAGGATATTGTTGAAACAGCTTCTATTGATGCAGAAAAAATACTAACATCTAAAACAAGCAAATCAAGAAGACTAGAAAATCTAATTGCGGAAATTCCTAATCAAAAAAGAAATATGCTTTTTGGAAATCTTGTCTCGCTTGCGTTAGGGTTAACACCAAATTTTAAAACTAATTTTGAACTATTAGAAGATGCTAAACTTCAAATTTCTAAGGACAGTTATGAAGAAGACTTGGACAATCTTTTAGCTCAAATTGGCGACCAATATGCCGACTTATTCATCGCTGCTAAAAAGTTATCTGATGCAATTTTACTTTCAGATATTATAACTGTAAAGGGGGCAAGTACAAAAGCTCCTTTATCAGCATCAATGGTACAACGTTATGAAGAACATCAGCAGGATTTGGCTCTCTTGAAAAATTTAGTTAAGAAACAAATTCCAGAAAAATATAAGGAAATCTTTGATAATAAAGAGAAAAATGGCTACGCTGGTTATATTGATGGTAAAACAAGTCAGGAAGAGTTCTATAAGTATATTAAGCCTATCTTGTTAAAATTAGATGGTACAGAAAAACTAATTTCTAAACTTGAGCGGGAAGACTTCTTAAGAAAACAAAGAACATTTGATAATGGTTCAATTCCACATCAAATTCATCTGAATGAACTTAAGGCAATCATTAGACGCCAAGAAAAATTCTACCCTTTCTTAAAAGAAAATCAGAAAAAAATAGAGAAATTATTCACTTTTAAAATTCCATACTATGTCGGCCCGTTAGCAAATGGTCAGAGTTCCTTTGCTTGGTTAAAACGTCAATCAAATGAATCAATTACTCCTTGGAATTTTGAAGAAGTAGTGGATCAAGAGGCTTCAGCTAGAGCATTTATTGAAAGAATGACCAACTTTGATACCTATCTGCCTGAAGAAAAAGTTCTTCCTAAACATAGTCCCCTTTATGAAATGTTTATGGTATACAATGAGTTGACTAAGGTTAAATATCAGACGGAAGGCATGAAAAGACCTGTGTTTTTATCATCTGAAGATAAAGAAGAAATTGTTAATTTACTTTTTAAAAAAGAAAGGAAAGTAACTGTAAAACAATTGAAAGAGGAATACTTTAGTAAAATGAAATGTTTCCATACAGTAACAATTTTGGGAGTTGAAGATCGATTTAATGCTTCGTTAGGAACTTATCATGACCTATTAAAGATTTTTAAAGACAAAGCATTTTTGGATGATGAAGCAAATCAGGATATACTAGAGGAAATTGTATGGACTTTAACACTTTTTGAAGATCAAGCAATGATTGAAAGACGTTTAGTGAAATATGCTGATGTTTTTGAAAAATCTGTTCTTAAAAAATTGAAAAAACGTCATTATACTGGATGGGGACGCTTATCTCAAAAGTTAATAAATGGTATCAAAGATAAACAAACTGGTAAAACTATACTTGGATTTTTAAAAGACGATGGAGTTGCAAACCGAAACTTCATGCAATTAATTAATGATTCTTCACTAGATTTTGCAAAGATAATAAAGAATGAGCAAGAAAAGACAATTAAGAACGAAAGTCTTGAAGAAACAATTGCAAATTTAGCAGGAAGTCCTGCAATAAAAAAGGGTATTTTACAAAGTATAAAAATTGTTGATGAGATTGTTAAAATTATGGGACAAAATCCAGATAATATCGTTATCGAGATGGCTCGAGAAAATCAATCAACAATGCAAGGGATTAAAAATTCTCGTCAACGATTACGAAAACTTGAAGAAGTTCATAAAAATACAGGAAGTAAGATTTTAAAGGAATACAATGTAAGCAATACACAACTCCAAAGTGATAGGTTATATCTATATCTTTTACAAGATGGTAAAGATATGTATACTGGGAAAGAATTAGATTATGACAATTTAAGTCAATATGATATTGATCATATTATTCCGCAAAGCTTTATAAAAGACAATTCAATTGATAATACCGTCTTAACCACTCAAGCTTCTAATAGAGGTAAGTCAGATAATGTACCAAATATAGAAACAGTTAATAAAATGAAGTCGTTTTGGTATAAACAATTGAAAAGTGGTGCAATTTCACAACGAAAATTTGATCATTTAACTAAAGCAGAACGTGGTGCCTTAAGTGATTTTGATAAAGCAGGATTCATCAAACGTCAACTTGTTGAAACTAGACAAATTACAAAACATGTTGCTCAAATATTAGATAGTCGGTTTAACAGCAATCTAACTGAGGATAGCAAAAGCAATCGCAATGTTAAAATTATTACTTTGAAATCTAAAATGGTATCAGATTTTCGTAAAGATTTTGGATTTTACAAGCTTCGTGAAGTTAATGATTATCATCATGCTCAGGATGCCTACCTCAATGCAGTTGTAGGAACAGCACTATTGAAAAAGTATCCTAAATTAGAAGCGGAGTTTGTTTATGGTGACTATAAACATTATGATTTAGCCAAATTGATGATTCAACCGGACTCCTCTTTAGGGAAAGCTACAACAAGAATGTTTTTCTACTCCAATCTCATGAATTTCTTTAAAAAAGAAATTAAGCTTGCAGATGATACCATATTTACGAGACCACAAATCGAAGTTAATACTGAAACTGGGGAGATAGTGTGGGATAAAGTAAAAGATATGCAAACTATTCGGAAAGTGATGTCATATCCTCAGGTTAATATTGTAATGAAAACAGAAGTTCAAACAGGTGGGTTTTCTAAAGAATCTATTTGGCCAAAAGGTGATTCTGATAAATTGATTGCTCGTAAAAAGTCATGGGATCCTAAAAAATATGGTGGTTTTGATAGCCCAATAATTGCTTATTCTGTATTAGTAGTTGCTAAAATTGCAAAAGGAAAAACTCAAAAACTAAAAACTATCAAAGAACTTGTGGGAATAAAAATAATGGAACAAGATGAATTTGAAAAAGATCCTATTGCCTTTCTTGAAAAGAAAGGTTATCAGGATATTCAAACTAGTTCTATTATTAAACTGCCAAAATATAGTTTATTTGAATTAGAAAATGGTAGGAAACGGCTTCTAGCTAGTGCAAAGGAATTGCAAAAAGGTAATGAACTGGCCTTACCTAATAAATATGTTAAATTCTTATATCTTGCATCTCACTATACAAAATTTACTGGAAAAGAGGAAGATAGAGAGAAAAAGAGAAGCTATGTTGAAAGTCATTTGTATTATTTTGATGAAATAATGCAAATTATTGTGGAATACTCTAATCGTTATATTTTGGCAGATAGTAATCTAATAAAAATACAAAATCTTTATAAAGAAAAAGACAACTTTAGTATAGAAGAACAAGCAATTAATATGTTAAACCTTTTCACATTTACCGATTTGGGTGCACCGTCAGCTTTTAAATTTTTTAATGGTGATATTGATAGGAAACGTTATTCATCAACAAATGAAATTATAAATAGTACATTAATCTATCAATCACCAACCGGACTTTATGAAACACGTATTGATTTAAGTAAACTTGGAGGGAAATAA